One segment of Cherax quadricarinatus isolate ZL_2023a unplaced genomic scaffold, ASM3850222v1 Contig3187, whole genome shotgun sequence DNA contains the following:
- the LOC138850923 gene encoding glutathione S-transferase omega-1-like, with protein MSDKHLAIGSECPPLQEGVLRCYSMKYCPYAQRVRIIIAAKNVKHEIVNINLKSKPDWFFEKNPLGKVPALEKDGALMFESMVICDYLNEAYPEPPLYPADPWQKAHDRVFIELWSKVSSPMYKVYFAKGDQHVLAQCFDDIRDGLDMFEVELSKRGTCFFAGAKPGKLIH; from the exons GCTCAGAATGTCCTCCCCTGCAAGAAGGAGTTCTCCGTTGCTATAGCATGAAGTACTGTCCATATGCACAGCGTGTGcgtattattattgctgctaaGAATGTCAA ACATGAAATAGTCAACATCAACTTAAAATCAAAGCCAGATTGGTTTTTTGAGAAGAACCCATTAGGAAAGGTGCCAGCATTAGAGAAAGATGGAGCACTGATGTTTGAATCCATGGTTATTTGTGATTATTTAAATGAAGCATACCCAGAGCCTCCTCTCTATCCTGCTGATCCTTGGCAAAAAGCACATGATAGAGTTTTTATTGAATTATGGTCCAAG GTGTCTTCTCCTATGTATAAAGTATACTTTGCTAAAGGAGATCAGCACGTGCTAGCTCAGTGCTTTGATGACATCAGAGATGGGCTCGACATGTTCGAGGTGGAGCTCTCTAAGAGAGGCACCTGCTTCTTTGCTGGAGCCAAGCCTGGTAAGTTGATTCACTAA